The proteins below come from a single Oscillospiraceae bacterium genomic window:
- a CDS encoding IS3 family transposase translates to MIFLALKTEDGRITGKISFYCRMLGISRQGFYKYLANKDRPWKYQDLADAMKEIINEDECNDTYGRIRMYQALLLKQPEGVHIPSERTVYRVMDQIGLSHRPRRKPNGLTKADREAMKSDDLLKRDFHSDVPLEKCITDITEIPASNGKLYVSAIFDCFDLSVLGLAMETNMKADLCIRTLENALTAYPTLEGAVIHSDRGTQYTSEVYRQAIQKYHIQQSMNSAGGRCHDNARCESMWARMKTELLYDRYDTKQMTVEELKVLIWRYFLSYWNNRRICSANGGVPPMVKRRQYYETLELVA, encoded by the coding sequence ATGATATTTCTGGCTTTGAAAACAGAGGACGGCAGGATTACCGGAAAAATCTCATTTTATTGCCGGATGCTTGGTATCAGCCGGCAAGGTTTCTATAAATATCTTGCGAATAAAGACCGTCCTTGGAAGTACCAGGACTTGGCGGATGCCATGAAAGAAATCATCAACGAGGACGAATGTAACGATACTTACGGACGGATCCGGATGTATCAGGCACTGTTGCTGAAACAGCCGGAGGGAGTCCATATCCCAAGTGAGCGGACTGTATACCGGGTTATGGATCAAATCGGTCTGAGTCATCGGCCAAGGAGAAAACCGAATGGACTCACAAAGGCAGACCGGGAAGCCATGAAATCGGATGATCTGCTGAAGCGGGATTTCCATTCCGATGTCCCATTAGAAAAGTGCATTACAGATATCACAGAGATCCCGGCTTCCAATGGAAAACTGTATGTATCTGCGATTTTCGATTGCTTTGATCTTAGCGTCCTCGGTCTGGCAATGGAAACAAACATGAAAGCAGATTTGTGTATCCGAACACTGGAAAACGCCCTGACTGCTTATCCCACGCTGGAAGGTGCTGTTATCCACAGTGACCGTGGGACACAGTATACCAGCGAAGTCTATCGTCAAGCTATCCAGAAATACCATATCCAGCAAAGCATGAACAGTGCGGGAGGGCGCTGCCATGATAATGCACGCTGCGAGAGTATGTGGGCCAGAATGAAGACAGAGCTCCTTTATGACCGTTATGATACAAAGCAGATGACGGTAGAGGAATTAAAGGTACTCATTTGGAGATACTTCCTCAGCTACTGGAATAACCGGAGGATCTGCTCTGCCAATGGAGGGGTTCCTCCCATGGTAAAACGTAGGCAGTATTATGAGACTTTGGAGCTGGTGGCATAG
- a CDS encoding transposase, with protein sequence MARKYDHEYKVQAAKLAKEIGGAKAAKELGIPEGTIHTWLKAVRAGKLDIGEGSQTPASAMSLSEEITMLRKRVKEQDKEIRRLKEENEFLEEASAFFAASRRKSAKTRE encoded by the coding sequence GTGGCACGTAAATATGACCATGAATACAAAGTACAGGCAGCAAAGCTTGCCAAAGAAATCGGTGGCGCTAAGGCTGCTAAAGAATTAGGAATCCCTGAAGGAACCATCCATACTTGGCTGAAAGCTGTAAGGGCCGGTAAGTTAGATATCGGGGAAGGTTCCCAGACCCCTGCCAGTGCAATGAGCCTGTCAGAAGAGATTACTATGCTGCGTAAGCGGGTGAAGGAGCAGGATAAAGAAATTCGCCGTTTGAAGGAAGAAAACGAATTTCTGGAGGAAGCCAGCGCTTTTTTCGCCGCCAGCCGTCGGAAGTCAGCAAAAACCAGAGAATGA
- a CDS encoding sigma-70 family RNA polymerase sigma factor: MELSSSDKERIQHQYDALAKKTLVGEAKSHRRTLAKRAAREVTFSDLSESELAQLFTTDEYESDYFRFQVSGFDVLVKNELLAEALNALPERKRDIILLSYFLDMSDAEIGELLNVVRTTVFRHRKSALAKIKQYLEGKADDEYR, encoded by the coding sequence ATGGAGCTATCTTCTTCCGACAAGGAAAGAATACAACATCAGTACGACGCATTAGCAAAGAAAACTTTGGTCGGCGAAGCGAAAAGCCACCGCCGCACTCTTGCGAAACGCGCAGCACGCGAAGTTACTTTTTCGGATTTGAGCGAAAGCGAACTCGCGCAGCTTTTCACAACGGACGAATACGAAAGCGATTATTTCCGTTTTCAAGTGTCCGGCTTTGATGTACTCGTCAAAAATGAACTGCTTGCCGAAGCCCTTAACGCTTTGCCCGAAAGGAAACGCGACATTATCCTTTTGTCCTACTTCTTGGATATGAGCGACGCGGAAATTGGCGAACTGCTGAATGTTGTACGCACGACGGTTTTCCGGCACAGGAAATCCGCGCTTGCGAAAATCAAACAGTATTTGGAGGGAAAAGCAGATGATGAATACCGTTAG
- a CDS encoding helix-turn-helix domain-containing protein: MMNTVRKSENLLPFPVISAAANGDTTAMCAILKHYEGYIAKLCTRTLKDDAGNTYSYVDEEMRNRLQVRLITRTLAFHVG; this comes from the coding sequence ATGATGAATACCGTTAGGAAGTCTGAAAATCTGTTGCCGTTCCCTGTCATTTCCGCAGCGGCAAACGGCGACACAACCGCCATGTGCGCGATCTTGAAGCACTACGAGGGTTACATAGCGAAACTTTGTACCCGCACGCTGAAAGACGACGCGGGCAATACCTATTCCTATGTGGACGAGGAAATGCGTAACAGGCTGCAAGTGCGCCTTATTACCCGCACCCTTGCTTTTCATGTAGGATAA